In the Zingiber officinale cultivar Zhangliang chromosome 5A, Zo_v1.1, whole genome shotgun sequence genome, tatacgacaaagcccagcgtctaacgttttctgacaaggTTGCAGGTTCTGGAAGCAAGGTGGGTACATAAAAAGGAAGAGATtcttcgtacgcgggtacgcgctctctcgtcattttttccacaacttttcattttcagtCTCTCTGCTTTTCTGggaaaaaaggacctgacttgagcgtcggagggcctgatccggggactttttccctgggttctggtctctaacgtgaggcggggagatcgtctgagtgagtgcagggtcctgcagcatcgtcagccgcccgtgggagccgaatcgcccacgactttccgtcaacaaccaagTCACcacgaccagcctccgtccgactcagcttccggacaggatcaatgggGTTGAGATGGATGCATGAAAAGGGGAAAGTGGTTTCATTGAACTTCACATCATAACTGATGAAAAATTTCTCAGTTTTCATATCATATAGTTTGTATCCTCTTTGTCTAGTCAAATGTCCAACAAAGATACTACATTTGGAACAAGATTTGAATTTCTAAATTGGGTGTACAATAGTTGCATAGCATAAACAACCAAAAATCTTCAGGTGAGCAAGTGAGGATGGACAATTGTAtggaattttaaaaagtattttagttGAAAGCAATAGTGATAGTAATTGATTAATGAGACAAACAATAGTTAAAACATGCTGACACCATAAATGCAAAGGTAAATGAGATTGAAAAAGTAATACTTGTGCTATAATGAGATATGATGATGCTTCCTTTCAACAATTTTATTTTGCTATGGAGTGTAAAAATAAGTGCGTTGATATTCAATGTCATGAAATCTAAAAAAAACTTagagataaaaaattcaaaataattatCTACTCTGACTGCTTTGACATAGGCCTGAAATTAAGTAGGAGCAAAATTAATGAAGGATTTCAAAATGTTTTGGATTTCATACTTGTATTGCATAAGGAACCATGTGCATCTTGTAAAGTCATCTACAATGGTAGGAAGAATCAGTGTGTGGGTACTTTGTGAGGACCCCAGATATCACAATGTAATAAATTAAACGAAGCACAAGTTGATAGAGAGCTTAATGGAACTAGAAGTCTTGTTTGTTTTCCATAAGACAAATAGTACAATTATTGTCATAAGAAATattatgtcacgccccggaggagttcctgtccgagaaaatttcagtaacatcttccctgtacagcggacaatctgaaacttttctacatcctcatatacctcagccacatgcggctggaataataacaggtaaataaaacatcaccacgcagtttatataaatataagcaaccaagcagtaataccatgactcaaaatcaaccctactcaactacactcgtaaagctcaaatccgatgaactcacctcttctgccgtccagacaggcatgtagtagaataaatccaaatcataccaaaaatccatcaaacgataagaatccatacaatgtcataagtaaaacaatacaggactaaaaacaaagtctgatagagaaactaaggaTAAATAATAACTAAAGACCAGCAAAGGACTggcactacgtgcagatggggactagtgactggaactgctccggacagcctcaacctaaaaatataacaacaatggaggcggggtgagtccaacactcagcaggtacaactgatatgcaaaataaagtaaataacagacaacactaatcatgcgtacagtctcctgaatacgagaagaagaaatacaactgaaacaaaaacaggagaaactgtactaaccaggaccaaggtataaagatAACTGGGTCGTCAGACCAAGAGTGTCATaaccctgtatgcatgtcaatcatatgcatccaaataaatgcagcaagcaatgaaacacaacaataaatgcatcGATGTAATGCGAACGTTACACCCCTGACACCAGTTAGTCATTcccacacaatggtgagtccgagtgggtggCCGTGACAACCGTGAACTCGACATCACGCCACGATGGTGGCCGAGACGGGATGTTGTCCGAGTACACACATACCCtacccgaaataataaatggggagCGTAATGCCTCATCTCCCGACGACGGGGAGGAATCACGGCCACTACtcgagtcacactacccatgagcggaccaacggagccaaacaaagtccaactgcctgccggctactacgcggatgaataaaccagcggagccaaacagagcagaaccgtctgccggctaccacgctaagtcaccagaccagcggagcctaacaacataactgtcacacacctgtcagatgtaccactaacccatgagtggtggtgtgtacagatacatgtaactagcgatgtgctcgataataatggagcagataatcgcacagcatgtaatcatgcaagatgatgcatgacactaaacatggcaatctaATGAACAACACATAAATAATCATATGaataaatacaaagtgtgtaccacaggacgatgtatcaaatagaaggtacataagtcagatagggcatcaaataaaccctaggtcctgaacataatgtataaaaatggttgtgtcactacctctagagCATGTATGattaggtaaataataacatgcagtgcataataaataaacaagcaaatatgtatcagatcatgtagtgaccaaccgaaataaatgggaaacacaatcattgctatttgttaaacactttattatgcatatcaaaagacataagtcaaagtacccgcctccaatcgaaataagATCAATCCGGTgcaactcggacgtcgagatgctcgtctcgaatcaaagtcctgtaataaatcgtacagttagctaagttaattataaacaaataactAAATAATTTCCAAATCCACcaaccatctagggttagcttcattaaccctaattatacCTTTAGATTTATTCCAAATCTAAATTAACAACtattgctaacatatctagcaatcatctacaacgGAGACCAATTCCTACACTATACCTCAACCACAGTCGTTGTGGCTCAATAGCAAAGATCGTTGTTACTGGACCTAGAGTGGGCTGCTGGACTAAAGGTCCTCCACAGCCAAGACCTCCGGTTGAAACTTCACTGTCGGAATTCAAGAAAAGATTCACTGATCAAACCAGACAACAAACATCTAAAATTAGTGAACAGATGAACTCCAAAGAAGGAATACCACTACAATCCCACAACAAAAACACAATCTCCCTTACCTCTTCGTTCACAGCTAGGGCAGATAACAATGAAGACAGAACCACTGTGAAAAGTAAAATAGGGCACGACACTGGTGAGGAAGATCCCTGCGATTGCCGGCTGCTCAAGCAAGGAACAAGGCGGTAgtcggcagtggcgtcggagccGGCTAGGGCACTCGAGATGGAGGAAAGCTCGGCTCTGATGTGAGGTGATCGGAGATAGAGCTCGCGGTGGCCGGCTGTGATGGCAGCGCGAGATGCTAGGGCAGAGGTGTCGGGGATGGAAagaaaaagatgaaaaaaaatgGAAGCTCGCGGCTTGCTAGGGCACAAGGTCACTCGACTgtggagaggaagaaaagaaagacaaaggagaggagaagtggcCGAGAGATTTCAGGTTTGGCGAGGAAGAAACCaccgggccggcggttagggcacagagATCGCGCGTGGGGAAGAAGGGGGCGCGGTGAGGCTCGGCTCGGGTGAAAACAcgagaaaaacaaaagaataaagaaaataaaagaaaaaaaaatgaaatgtaaatataaatatttcctcacataaatggggtagcctaaacaggtttttctgGACCCCGTTTTAtcctcgtaaactcgtccatacgagctccgaaaaatttccaaaaattctgaaaaattcccttattaatattcgcctattttcggtattttacatattaTTTGAAGATAATAATGAAGAAGTTAATTTAAAGTGAAACGGTCACAGGATGCATAAGCTATGGACTGGAATGGTGTGAAAATTGATGACAGGATGCATAAGCTATGGACTTTAATTTTACCCGAGCTAAAATCATCTTCTCCATATCCAAGTCTTATAGAGGACAAAAGGTGGGGGGAAAATGATACAACAATTTAAGGCGCCGATAATTTTGCTCATAGAAATCATATTTAAGTGAAAACTAGGAACACAAAATATTATCTAAGGTAATATTAGAATTGAAAGGTAAAATGTCAGTTGAAGTGATCATTTCTGTTGTAGATCTAGTGATAAATTTGCAATGGATATCAATGTTGATTGTGTTTTTGTGAAAAGTGT is a window encoding:
- the LOC121979535 gene encoding uncharacterized protein LOC121979535, with the protein product MEKMILARQAASFHFFSSFSFHPRHLCPSISRCHHSRPPRALSPITSHQSRAFLHLECPSRLRRHCRLPPCSLLEQPAIAGIFLTSVVPYFTFHSGSVFIVICPSCERRVNLFLNSDSEVSTGGLGCGGPLVQQPTLGPVTTIFAIEPQRLWLRTLIRDEHLDVRVAPD